Below is a window of Archocentrus centrarchus isolate MPI-CPG fArcCen1 unplaced genomic scaffold, fArcCen1 scaffold_54_ctg1, whole genome shotgun sequence DNA.
agggggggggggtcatctgctgagaggggagagagacagattaataataactaatcattaaatgcagagtggggtataaacagaaaagaggtgagtgaaaaaggaCAAACAGCATCATGGGAATCCTCGCAGGCCTCTTTACCACCGACAGGGTGCcggtgccttaatttgaaccgttaggcgggttttccactggggaagcactcagtgctcggccgaaaaaacAGGTTCATCTCAGGCCCGCAAGCTAgttggtctcgaaccaagaacgcgtgacaaaagcagcagaagggcgttactttgccgtctcaacatcaagttttctaccatattacatgtgtattacaggagaaaagtgaagcgattttcacggctgtgaattaggttgggctctaaggctgaacttgctgctttgtatcagttcatatcacagataaaaggacacaaagtgcgtacttgtcgtcttgctctaatcgctgtctgtgtttccctctgtgctgcacacagatgctgcagtagtttggtttggaccctaaaacgtgttcgcagcacagaaaggggagcgtgttctcccacgtttgtgcgcttcggcttcgtgtccagacgaggacccgcccacactcatacgtacaGGAGCGGTTCACAGAAACGcagtgggaacgcgggcccgttcttaagcgttttgccgttcattgaaaccagcaccagcactggcacgagcactgGCTCCTCGgtggtggaaaagtagcaacagtgttactggaggccaaagtaatgccatccagagtaagtatctggttagacaccatgtttctaagatttgtggggccgagaacaagaacttcagtttgatctgaatttagaagcaggaaattagaggtcatccaggccttaatgtctttaagacattcctgcagtttaactaattgatgtgtgtcatctggcttcattgataggtaaagctgagtatcatctgcataacaatgaaaattgatgcagtgctttctaataatactgcctaagggaagcatgtataatgtaaatagaattggtcctagcacagaaccctgtggaactccataattaaccttagtgtgtgaggaagactccccatttacatgaacaaattggactctgttagataaatatgattcaaaccactgcagtgcagtacctttaatacctatagcaagctctaatctctgtaataaaatgttatggtcaacagtatcaaagctgcactgaggtccaacaggacaagaacagagatgagtccactgtcagaggctgtgagaagatcattggtaatgACCAACACACCAACATGTCAGAATCAAATTTTCAAAGCATTTGTCCACAATGTCATGAATGACTTCATGGTGGCTACTTACATCTTTTATGCACAGCATACGGGCTGGTTTTCTCATATTGATGTTTGGCTCAAAGAAATACAGATGTGTTTTAAAGCTGGTATTTTGGGTAAAGAATGACAAAATGAAGTGAAATCATACTAATCTGGTATTTTTGTACTGGGAGGTGTTCTTAAAGAGACAGGAGTGTCACAAACCATTTCAGTAAAGCTGAACTTACAGTCAGTAtaaaataagtgtgtgtgtgtgtgtgtgtgtgtgtgtgtgtgtgtgtgtgtgtgtgtgtgtgtgtgtgtgtgtgtgtgtgtgtgtgtgtgtgtgagtgtgtgtgtgttaaattacTGTGACAAATGGCACACAGTCTTTGAGGACTGGAGCAGCTCAACTAGTGGCTGCTTCTGAAGCCAACACAGTTTAAATCAGTCCTACAAGACTAATGTTCAATCTTGCAAATTGCACTtccacacactcaaacatgcacacaaagaaGCACATTCAAAATACACAATACAGCACAATAACTTTAATCTCTCTCCATCTCATATATTGATCATTCTTAAGATAAAGGCTTTATTTAgagttttttaatctgttttattaCAAATAGGAGCCCATTCCAGCcaccacagggtgagaggccgGATACTTCCTGGAATCCTTCAGCATATTTCTAATTGTAATACTGTCATATAATAGCTGAGGacattcatatttttctttaccACAGTTTAGTTATAAACCATGCAAATATGTTGGTTTCATAATTTATATGATGGCTCAAGTATTTTTACTTAATAAATTACTTGCACTATAATTACTGAGGTGACAGTTGATTTagtttctcccatattggcttctcttcattggctccctgttaaatctagaatagaatttaaaattcttctcctcacatacaaggtcttgaataatcaggcaccatcttatctcagagacctcatagtaccatatcaccccaacagagcacttcgctctcagactgctggcttacttgtggttcctaggatacttaagagtagaatgggaggcagagccttcagctttcaggcccctcttctgtggaaccagcttccagcttggattcaggagacagacaccctctctatttttaagattaggcttaaaactttcctttttgatcaagcttatagttagtgctggatcaggtgaccctgaaccctcccttagttatgctgctataggcctaggctgctggggggttcacataatgcactgtttcttttcaatcaccttatttactttgtttatactccactctgtatttaatcattagttattattaatctctgccccccccccccccccccccccccccccccccagcagatgacacccccccccctcccctgagcctggttctgctggaggtttcttcctgttaaagggagtttttccttcccgctgtcaccaaatgctgctcatagggggtcgttgtgactgttgagttttctctgtattattgtagggtctttacctacaatacaaagcaccttcaggcgactgtttgttgtgatttggcgctatataaataaaattgaattgaattgaattgaattgaattgaattgaattgaattgaattgaattagtgAATGGAGATCTATAAGTGTGGCTCTTGATGGGATCATGGCAGAGGgagcatatttctcctgttttatcCTGGCTGCCTGTCCATTTTAgagtccattttaaaattcttttttttttaaagtgcttttatttgtttttaagtcattacTTGGCCTTGCCCCACCTCATCTCTCCGAGCTGCTGCACCTACATGCTCCTTCCTGgtcgctcagatcagctgagcaGCTGCCCCTCGCTGTGCCGAGGACACagcggaggctcagaggagacggagcctttgctgtggcagctcctAAACTCTGGAATTCACTGCCATTGGGCATCAAACAGGCCTCCTCATTGGCCAgttttaaatctgctctgaagaccTACCTGTTTCAtctggctgttttgttttgaatttatttattcattttttaggataaactgtgtattttattgtcatttattttattttatctatgtaaaaaaatgtaattacctttttaaaaagttatttcccttgtcctgatgtgtttcatgttcagcactttggtcagtggtcaaagagctttataaataaacctggCTTGTCTATAAGCATGCAAAATTTTATCAGTGTGTTATGAGTGTGAGTGGGGCTGGGGGGACTATGCATTGAAATGTAATGAATTACTTTGTATCCTTCTTACAATTAGTATTGTGTGTGCCCATCTTCAGATGGAACTGACTGGTCCAGGCCATCTCTTCAGTTTTTGTGTcccagaacaaaacaaaaactcagcACTTGTTTCTTGATTTCATCCAAATAAGAGGAGTCCTGGAGTTTTGGGTGCGCACACATGTTTTAGATGACAACACTCTCTGCTGTAACTGTAGCTGCAGCCAGACCCCAAAACCCAAATATAGGACTAAAATGTTCCATTTGTGAAGtggctttaaaaacagcatctaCAGGAACACATTTCTAATGCTTGCTGTTTGCTCATATTAACTGAGCATCGGCTGCAGTTTGGCTGTGATGCTCCTGTTTTCTCTTAATGATTGATCGATTGATTGAAGCACACCTCACCACACTCATACTGTAGCTCCTCCTGACAGTGGCTCATTTGTCAGGTGCAGGCAGTTGAAGTAGCTGCTGTGGATCTCGATGTCACCCATACATGACAAACGTCTCCTCTTGGTTACTTGATCACAACTACTCTGATCTGAAAAATTGGCAAACACTCAACTTAGAAAGGTATCCGAGCCAGAGAGGCACTACTGATGGCCACCCAGTGCCACTACGTTTCATTTAGCTTTATCGATAAGGTCAAATTTTCATGCAGTTTGAGTGAGAGTTATGACCCGTTATCCACGTGTTAGTGCAGAGTGAGGGCCACAGAGTCACTGTTCCAGCCTGATTCCCCACTTAAGACTATTAACATAGTTTAAGGATAAGGATTAGAATAAATACTAATTCCAACACTTGAACACTTCATGCTGGGAGCCCTTGTATTTGTTGTTAATTGATGCAGGATCCAGTTTGATTCAGTAACAGGACGGTGAAGGCTGAACTATCAAGACTTGGGAAAAGTAGTTAttgataatgaaaaataaattctttCTCACATAATTTTgttcaaagacaaacaaaaaaaactacatttatGTCCCATCGACCACTCGGAGCATTTACTCTGCATGCATTCAGAAACTATCATTCAGATTTGTCACTTTTCTTCTACTTACAGGAAAGAAGTTCACAAAGTTCTTCAGTGTGCTGAACAACAGAGAGAACGGCTCTGCTTTAAATGTGAACGCTGCTCACACTcattaaacacagctctgctcTTTTTACTGTCTACATTATTAATGTTTTGAACGCAGGCAGTTAGAGGTgagagaaagggggggggggcagagagggagacagagagagagaagaagagaggggaggagagagggaaggagagagagaaggagacagggaaggagagagagaaggacagagagagagagaccttaAGTAGGTATGGCACCTGCGCTGCTCCCCGTGTAGtgcaaataaaatcattttacagaaagaaaaaagaaaaaaattagaccCTATACTGAGCCCAGTCCAAGGCACCGCCACACAGAACCACCAGAGATGGTCCTGATGAGAGTGATGCTGTCCGCGTTGCTCTGCTTTCTGCTGGCGTCCCCCGGCTCCGGCTGTGGACCCGGCAGGGGATACGGGAAGCGGAGGCACCCGAAGAAGCTGACGCCCCTGGCTCTGAAACAGTTCATCCCCAACGTGGCCGAGAAAACCCTGGGAGCCAGCGGCAAGTACGAAGGCAAGATCACCCGCAACTCGGACAGGTTCAAGGACTTGACTCCCAACTACAACCCCGATATTATTTTTAAGGACGAGGAGAAAACGAACGCCGACCGGCTCATGACACAGGTAGGTATCGGTGTTTGAGTCTGTCACGCTGCCGTTTTTGTCATCGTCATGTGGAGCAGGTGAGCGGCTGCAGCGGTGTCTTTACAGCCACAGCTGGCTGCAGCGAGCCGGGATAAACCAAGTGGTCAGAAACTTGCCGCTGTGCTGCGTTCACGCCGAGCAGTTAGTGAAGGCACATTTAGTCCGAGCTCATCACTGCGCCGCGTTTTCATCCCCAGGGTAACGCAACAATGAAAGAATCCGATCAACAGGTATTATAGTCACAGTTATTATATCTGTCCATCCATGTGGTTTTAACGTCAGAGGGACAACTTTACTGTAAACCTGATTCAGTTTGGAGCTGATTGAACGCGCTGCACGGGTCACAAACCAGAACCCTCAGCTGTGCTGTGGCGCTCACAGCAAGGAGGTCCTAGGTTCAAATCTGCCTTGGCTGCAActtttctgtgtgggttttatTAATCTCGGTcgctcttccacagtgtgtctttgtcctgtcccccctcacagcagatgaccccccccccttcctgttaaggggagtttttccttcccactgtcaccaagtgctgctcatagggggtcgtttagactgttgggttttctctgtattattggagggttggttaatcttacaatataaagtgctttgaggtgactgttgagatttggcgttatataaatcaaattgtCTTGTTACCCACCCCTGGAGGGGGAACGGGTTATTCATTTGGGGACTCACACTGAATTTGTGTAATCGACCTTGAAATGTGGCCTTGTGACACACCCTCTGTTGAAAGTGTGGACTTTGAACTATGCAGCAGTTTTAAACTGTGTTGACAGACCAAGTAAAACTGGAATTATGATTGATAATTTACACCATACTTCTTGTATGTTGTCCTCATGTGTGAGGCGTTTGGTGCTAAAAGTGCTAAaacatcacccccccccccccccccccccctccattcctgttggtggaaaaatgcaccacatcaaccaatcaaaaaattATATGCCAGGGAGTGGCAGCTGGTTTCTGAGGAACAGGTGGAAGTTGTGGTGGGGCGAAAGACTGACAGCGATATTGATAGtgagttttgaaatttgagagattttagtgtgtttggagtgtatagttagtgtgtagtGCTGTGTGTTTAGTGTGCTGTGTAGTGATGGACAGGCAGATGCTgccaccaaaggcagactcaaaCATAAACactgtctccaggtgtacaacaggaggagggacacacctggaagtgtcaggcctgtgatgggGATGGGAGctgtttttggctgcaaacatatttgttcctgtttgttcactttcttcattccctcgattccttatattgattgttcctgattgttattctctcactgataaagtggccggaaaggcacaaggacggaacaggttcatcacaacgttgcAGCTGCGTGGCAGCGAGTCACATTTCTTCGGCGGTGAACCCCAGATcacgtcggttcagagcggtttccttgTGTGCGattctcagctggactttgacgttgctgttttttcctcactgagacgtgttccatacatttttcatcattcacaacaagatgcgcttctatctgtattatcggactcaaagaaactccatacgggactctgtcgctttctctgcagaccgctgccattactttgcagcTCGGTGAGCGCAGCAGGcaggcacacagctgcccgacggcgctcccagcttcaactcggagagcagaaaatgatcaaacaagaaaaggaaggtcattttatctatgattttagttagttttttaaactcacaacacagttttagttagttatcgttttttccctttcatttttattatttcacttaacgacaatgttttttcaatttcagttttagttatttcgttcattttcgttaactTTAATAACCCTGCCAAGAACTAGAGCCACACGCCATCTGGAGCCGATCCAGAGTCTGGATTTGCAGCCTAACATTATGTTTTACACACTTTGTCTTTATAactccatccattcacttccgctcatcctgttcagggtcgcgggggggctggagcctatcccagctgtcatagggtgagaggcagggtacaccctgaacaggttgccagcctgtcacagggccaacacagagagacagacaacctttcacactcacattcatgctctcatccacacctgtgggcaatttataACACATTCTCCTTTAATTTTCTCACTTTTGTAGATGGTGAGACATGTGTTACCAAAATTATAACCAGGGCCATAACCTGGTTAATTAATGTGTTATATGAAAGAGCACTGCCACACGTGAAAATGAATGGACTCTTCGGTGCTCTGCTGCTCAACGGCCCAGGAAGTTATGATGAGGTTTCTCTGAGTTAAAATGATATGCTTGGAGTTAAAATCATACTGACAGGAACATGCAGGTGCACAGGGACCAGGGGATGGTTTGTTTGGGTGTTGAACTGGggctggctgtggctcaggaggtagagcaggtcatccgctaatcagaaggttggtggttcaattccttgctcctccagtctgcatgccaaagctaGAACTGCCGgggtatgaatgttagatagaaaacacatgaatgtgtgtgtagaAAGTACTAGCTGAAGCTAGAGTAGGAACGCTGTATAGAAGAACTGGTCTGTTTAACTTCACGTCCCATTTGGTGTTAAAATCGTGGGCTGAAGAGACGCTGAGCTGAAACAGGACACAAACAGTCATTTTTTCTCCTTTGGTCTGATTCAGTTTGTTTGGGTCTGTATTCACCAACACAGTCAGGCTGATAATAACTGGGAGTTCCTACTATGCATGGCCTACTTTAAATGTGGCTTTGAAGCtaataaaaaagataaatgtgAGTTATGTGAATATATGTATGTCTCTTTTCAGAGATGTAAggacaaactgaactctttggcTATTTCAGTCATGAATCAGTGGCCTGGGGTTAAACTTAGGGTCACTGAGGGCTGGGACGAAGACGGCCATCATTCCGAAGAGTCTCTGCACTACGAGGGTCGGGCAGTGGATATCACCACCTCAGACCGGGATAAGAACAAGTATGGGATGCTGTCCAGGCTTGCTGTGGAGGCAGGCTTCGACTGGGTCTACTATGAGTCCAAAGCCCACATCCACTGCTCTGTGAAGGCAGGTAGGTGAAGGATGTTTGTCATTACAGCACAGGTGTCCATAGTCCATATGGCTCCCAGCTGCTGTAGCATGAGCAGACTCGTGGCTTGCTGTGACTTCAGATATTTGGATTATTGGTACTATTTACACGTTGGCACAATTAGACATCACACTGGATTACACTGGATTACACTGGATTACACTGGGGAAGTGTCAGGCTAAAGACGTTTGAATGTTCATGGAAGAGCAGCCAACTTTGAACCTTATTGTGTGGTAtacagattagattagattagattagattagattagattagattagattagattagattagattagattagattagattagattagattagactagattagattagactttattaatccctttgggagggttctGTCAGGGAGATTAAAGGTCCAGCAGCACTTTTACATTGTAGGCACACAAAGAAGCACAACAGGAAAGAGACAATAATGATCTTCACACTGGTCACATAACTTTCATTAAGCCAAAGTAGTCGTGTTTTTGAACCTAAGTTTAATTGCAGTTCATTAGTTTATGGTGTGTGTTAAAACAATGACACAATCTTTGTACCCCACAGTAACAAAACACCTCACAATGGTTATTCATCACAGTGGATTTGAAATCAAACAACCAAAACGTGACTGAAGGGTTTCAGAACTGCAGCCAGTTTTATACAGCcgcccattttcagaggctcatgaGTAATTTTAATACTGACTGAGCAGCACTTTTAGCTGTGGCCACATCAGGAATCATTGTTAAACACTCTGAAGGAGGGAGCGGCTTCAAAGTcaccttcatgaatggaaacacagaaaactgaagCCAGAGAGCCACAAACACTCTGACTCTGCTCTGACTTCAGGCAGTGACTGCAAATGACTTTCATTTAAGGATTAAATCAGCCCTTACATTTAAAATGGTCTTTATTTGGCTAATTAATTGTAAACctgaaaatacataaaaataactgCGGTTCATCAACAGCTGATCTAATACTTTTCAAACCTTTGTGATCCACCttggtggtgcacagaggcaagATTATAAATGATGGCTTCTTTTTCAAGTACCCATGGATGTAACTATGTTAGAAAACCCAGTTTTCTGTACAGGGGACTAACCCACTCGCACCCACCCACTCgagatttaaatgcatttatttacaaGACTGGTGTGGACTGCTCGGTGGCCTGTGCCTGGTTCTGGTAGAGGCCTGTCTTTCAGATGGGATTTCTTCCTCTCCATTGTTGCCACGTGTGTCCTGATATGGGATCATTGTTCTCcaatattgtagggtctataccttacaatataaagcacctacAGATGACTGTGTTGTGAACTGGCACTATATAAACACAGCTGAATTAAATGTATAGTTCATGTGAAACATATGAAGACCAAGTGTTGCTGTTATTAATCTTCCAGAAAACTCTGTGGCAGCTAAGTCTGGAGGTTGCTTCCCTGGTTCATCCATGGTGATCCTGGCAGAAGGAAAGACTAAACCCCTGAAGGAGCTCCAGATGGGAGACAAGGTTCTAGCTGCTGACCAACAAGGAAATCTCGTTCCCAGTGACTTCCTCATGTTTATGGATCGAGACCGACACATTTCCCGAGAGTTCCGTGTCCTGGAGACCGATGAGCCACACGGCAAACTCACACTGACTCCAGCTCACCTTGTCTTTGTTATTACCAACAATAGCACCAACAAGAACAGTATCAGGGCGGTGTTTGCCAGTAATGTAAGACTAGGACAGTGGCTTCTCATTGTCAAGAATGACCAACCAGACCACCTCATTCCTGCGAGAGTGACAAGAGTTTATGTTGAGCAGCATGAAGGCTCTTATGCACCCGTGACCTCTCACGGGACCATCGTTGTTGATCGGGTTTTGGCATCCTGCTATGCGGTGGTTGAGGATCACGATCTTGCACACTGGGTTTTTGCACCGGTTCGACTGTGGCATTCGTTCTTGTCCCTGGCTGGGATGGTGGAAGAGGGCCGCGGTGTGCACCAAGCAGACGGTATCCACTGGTACCCAGAGTTCCTCTACCATGTAGGAAGCTGGCTTCTGGATCGCAGCTCCTTTTACCCCCAAAGCTGAGATATGCTTTAATAGACATTCACAGTGGAGTAAAAAATtcatactactactaataataatgcattCATCTTaaatagcgcttttctagacacccaaagacgctttacaatttcatgcactattcattcacacctcaatcatacttggtggtggtaagctactaatgtagctgccctggggcagtctgacagaggcgtggctgccaatgACCCCACTCATTCACAAGGCTAGACAGACACTGGGGTgccggggtggctgtagctcagtaggtagagcaggtcacctactgatcagaaggtcagcggttcgattcctggctactccaggctacatgccaatgtatccttgggcaagatacttaaccccaagttgctctccgaccgtcccgtcggagtatgaatgtgtgtgaatgttagttaattaaaaagcacttagcttagtacatatggaagtgaatgggagtgcatgggtgaatgtaaacatgttgtaatagcgctttgagtgctcatactgagtagaaaagcgctatataagagctagtccatttaccattaccattTACACAGATCTGAGGTCAGTGATTGTTTGCCTGCTGAGCCCGTAGCAACATGCACCAACAGCTAAGGGGTGCAAAGAATCTGTGCTAttaatttgtgttattttttaacCCATCTTTCAGTATGCCACAGATATTATGTTTTGGGATCCTGTGTTTTCATACTTGGAGTCTGCAATGCTGTTCTCAATAATTACACCGTACTCCCAGAATTCATTGATCTGGAAACATCAGGAGCACGTTTGGCTGCTTCTCTTCCCTCCTTTGAGGGAATCACCATTTTTCCACAAACAGGAGTGAtgaatgtgacattttaaaggTGAAATCAGGTTAAAAGACATCATACATGACAGACGgttataaaatgtatttgtatttattttttcctgtattGATAGTTTGCTGTTGGTGGATATATGTAAATGTTCAATTTGTCAGTGTTTATGAGTCTCAAAAACTGACTGATTCATGCCTTTAAGTGTAGCGAATGAATGCAGAGCTAATGTGATTCTTACTGACTGCTATGACCAATTGTATTTTCATGGATGGCTGTAAAGGACGACGtcaataaattatatttttgtacaCTGGATGTTGACCTCACGTGGTTGGTGAAACATTTAGCAATCATTTGGATGTAGACTGTCAGGCAGACAGTCCACAGGTATAAGCAGTGATCAGGATCATCACAATATTAAttacatgtaaacaaaacagGATTTGATGGTTTTCCATGCTATGGAGCACAGAGCACTCAGCTTATAGAGTTTATGCTAATCGATATGTAATCATTCCTCAGGTGAGCTGATTCTGGAGTTGGtctaacttcagttttatttacgtTGCACCAATTCACAGCAACGAGCCCCTCCAATATTAGACAATAAGTCAGGAGTTGAAAACAAATGTCACATGAGCTGTAACCGTGGCTCTGCGTGTGTCACTGCTGATAAAGTTATTCTGTTGTTCTTTGAGCCTTTGAAGGCCCTAAAATAAGCTGTAACTACAACAGCTATCCTCGATTACTCCGCCCGAGACGAGGGACGCCTCGGCCAGGTTGCCAGTCCTTTACTGGGCACACACCTGACCAATGGCACCACCTTGGTTCTCAATTAATAATCACTTTTCTATTGGACTGAGCAATTGGTCACTTTCTACAATGTTTGCAGCAGAATGCAAGAACAGCTCAAACTGAAACAGTCATGTGATCACATAAATGTAAGCAGCCTGAAGGAGGCTACAAACAGCTCATCTTTACTGGTGAGCCACAGGACTGGCTGAGGTAGGAGGACAGAAACCTTAAAATGAACATGTGCGAGGACgtggagggaaacaggaagtaggATGCAGTGTGGCTGAATTTTCTAAACCCACTTTAACATATTCAGATATGAACAGAAACCAAGCTGAGAGGAGGACGGCCTGAAAGTTTGTATCCTATGTTCTCAAAGTCTTGACTCTGAAATTAGTTGAAAACTCAGGAGGCTGCAGTGAGCCCACAAACAAGCCTCCATGTAGTTATCCAGAACGCCCAGCAGATGGGGGTGTTTACGAGCCTCAGAGGTTGCTGCTCTGCAGACATGGAACACTACATGGCTTTATGTGCCATGCATACGTTtcacaacaaaaactaaaacaatatATTAAAGAGGTTTTATGTTTGACActgtacatgcacatacatgtaCATGACAGAATAATCTCAGTCTCATATGCAGCCTTGTGCCATAGCACAGATGTAATATAGGGAAGGCTGGAGGGTCACAGGTTACAATAAAATACTAAAGTCAACCAAGGCAGAAATGAATGCATaaacaagcctgggagaaactAAGGGGGACAAAACACTTAACAGGGAACACAGTTAATGGGGGAAAGACACTGACAcgaagaacagaggaaaactgagggcttaaacacacacacacacacacacacacacacgcacacacacacacacacacacacagggacaaaacacacaggaacacaaacacggggaagACCAGAAcaacatacaaataactaataacagaacacccaaacaacaacaaagaggatctaaactgtaaggaaatctaagaaaacacaactacaaaatacaacaaaaacacagcttcaCTAAAAGAACTCAAACACTGGGCCAGGACCGTGACACTCAGCATACAGTAATGTCCAGGGgcctgttccaggaagcagggTTAGCTAATAACTCTGGTttgtaaccctaaaatgaggaaactcaggttttcagttccagaaagagctaactccaaccCTGAGTcagttgccatggtaacagac
It encodes the following:
- the LOC115777483 gene encoding tiggy-winkle hedgehog protein-like produces the protein MVLMRVMLSALLCFLLASPGSGCGPGRGYGKRRHPKKLTPLALKQFIPNVAEKTLGASGKYEGKITRNSDRFKDLTPNYNPDIIFKDEEKTNADRLMTQRCKDKLNSLAISVMNQWPGVKLRVTEGWDEDGHHSEESLHYEGRAVDITTSDRDKNKYGMLSRLAVEAGFDWVYYESKAHIHCSVKAENSVAAKSGGCFPGSSMVILAEGKTKPLKELQMGDKVLAADQQGNLVPSDFLMFMDRDRHISREFRVLETDEPHGKLTLTPAHLVFVITNNSTNKNSIRAVFASNVRLGQWLLIVKNDQPDHLIPARVTRVYVEQHEGSYAPVTSHGTIVVDRVLASCYAVVEDHDLAHWVFAPVRLWHSFLSLAGMVEEGRGVHQADGIHWYPEFLYHVGSWLLDRSSFYPQS